A region of Ferruginibacter albus DNA encodes the following proteins:
- a CDS encoding helix-turn-helix domain-containing protein has product MEVICLQEPAFYALIEEVYERLKIKEQLKEDKWITDEQAMALLNIKSKTTMQKLRDEGKLRYSHPQKKTILYDRNSINEYLEKNARETF; this is encoded by the coding sequence ATGGAGGTCATTTGTTTACAAGAACCAGCCTTTTACGCGCTTATAGAAGAGGTCTATGAGCGTCTTAAAATCAAAGAGCAACTTAAAGAAGACAAGTGGATCACCGACGAGCAGGCTATGGCTCTTCTCAACATCAAATCAAAAACAACAATGCAGAAGCTAAGAGATGAGGGAAAGCTCCGCTATTCGCATCCGCAGAAGAAAACTATTCTTTACGACCGAAACTCTATCAACGAATATCTCGAAAAAAATGCGAGGGAAACATTTTAA
- a CDS encoding WG repeat-containing protein: MKQLFLALLSTLILMAGLSAQIKQTNKNIDRAIETASTIADIFKAKKKIRNDVDSIKNVISTNAKLKPGDLSPNAVVLDVDRMYNFNHGAAVVQKGNKYAMMDTTGNTVIGFGNTVILSKSPQFLYERKFTNKLTSYSGEMSTGLFSGDGFINYKGEIIGSSFIKKGFIINGLSYDGKYVSFYLNKKYVYVDVDQNSYSVEENLKNLSENIGITVKRSANGKELYGYRNLGNKAITDKIYDVAEPFFDGMACVGKKDFYGEVKYGFIDTTGKEVIPCQYTNEPMNFSCGFAKVVPKDKGEYKSCYINKKGDVVFKIKDKDFDMFLRGYAFNGTSVMDTLGKIYTHTQFLEKWGIKSDLLILDYKYAFNDGKIRVRGKSKQEPAQQAFGYIDLRTNKFVEPYFRDWGASAGNAPYFDPVAKLAYVEYYLGKDAAGKEKYRKGYINEDGIFMIVMAEKSAW, from the coding sequence ATGAAACAGTTATTTTTAGCTCTTTTAAGCACTTTGATCTTAATGGCTGGCCTTTCTGCCCAAATAAAACAAACTAATAAAAATATTGATCGTGCGATAGAGACAGCCAGTACAATTGCAGATATTTTTAAAGCAAAAAAGAAAATTAGAAATGATGTCGATTCCATTAAAAATGTGATTTCAACAAACGCTAAGCTTAAGCCTGGCGATTTATCTCCTAATGCTGTAGTACTTGATGTTGATCGTATGTACAACTTCAATCATGGCGCTGCTGTCGTTCAAAAAGGCAACAAATATGCAATGATGGACACTACAGGGAATACAGTTATAGGGTTTGGCAACACCGTTATTCTTAGTAAAAGCCCACAATTTTTATACGAGCGAAAATTTACGAATAAGCTAACTTCTTACTCGGGAGAAATGAGTACAGGATTATTTTCAGGAGATGGATTTATTAACTATAAAGGTGAGATTATTGGTTCTTCTTTTATAAAAAAAGGATTTATAATTAACGGGCTTTCATACGATGGAAAATATGTGAGCTTTTATTTAAACAAGAAATACGTCTATGTAGATGTTGATCAAAATTCTTATTCAGTCGAAGAAAACTTGAAAAATCTTTCTGAAAATATTGGCATCACAGTGAAGCGTAGTGCGAATGGAAAGGAATTGTATGGATATAGAAATTTAGGCAATAAAGCTATTACCGATAAAATCTATGATGTAGCAGAACCTTTCTTTGATGGCATGGCTTGTGTAGGCAAGAAGGATTTCTATGGAGAAGTTAAATATGGCTTTATTGATACGACGGGAAAAGAAGTTATTCCTTGTCAATATACTAATGAACCTATGAACTTTTCTTGCGGATTTGCAAAGGTTGTTCCTAAAGATAAAGGAGAATATAAAAGCTGTTACATCAATAAAAAGGGAGATGTCGTTTTTAAAATAAAGGACAAAGATTTTGATATGTTCCTAAGAGGTTATGCTTTCAACGGAACTTCTGTTATGGACACGCTAGGAAAGATATATACGCATACGCAGTTTCTAGAAAAATGGGGAATCAAATCTGACCTTTTAATTCTGGATTATAAATATGCTTTTAATGATGGAAAAATCAGAGTTCGCGGTAAATCGAAACAAGAGCCAGCCCAACAGGCATTTGGTTATATAGATTTAAGAACAAATAAGTTTGTAGAACCCTATTTTAGAGATTGGGGCGCCAGCGCAGGAAATGCACCTTATTTTGATCCTGTAGCTAAACTTGCATACGTAGAATACTATTTGGGCAAAGATGCAGCAGGTAAAGAAAAATACCGCAAAGGCTATATTAATGAAGATGGCATTTTTATGATAGTGATGGCAGAAAAATCTGCATGGTAG